From one Candidatus Hydrogenedentota bacterium genomic stretch:
- a CDS encoding MotA/TolQ/ExbB proton channel family protein, with amino-acid sequence MTQRWLAFAGLMAVLIFFGGAAFAQDNPPVPAPDGAAAATVETSPVSAPPTHDAPIPQVAQRLTLMMMISQGGPILWVIMGMGFVAFLLSIYLLLTLSPRREVPATLIKRAQAQIRAGDLRGAYQMCQDRDELLSLVLRAGLKMAGHDRYVIQEAMESEGERGATALWQRVSYLNNMATIAPLLGLLGTVWGMMQAFSSIAMDSAQVKGLTMAYSVSQAMITTAGGLLLAIPAMAVYYFLRGRVIRIIAEVEAQASEFVELISEKGRQ; translated from the coding sequence ATGACTCAACGATGGTTGGCCTTTGCCGGCCTGATGGCGGTGTTGATCTTTTTCGGGGGCGCGGCCTTCGCCCAGGATAACCCGCCCGTTCCGGCGCCGGACGGCGCCGCCGCCGCCACCGTGGAGACATCTCCGGTGTCCGCCCCCCCCACCCACGACGCCCCCATCCCGCAGGTTGCCCAGCGGCTCACCCTCATGATGATGATCAGCCAGGGCGGGCCCATTCTCTGGGTCATCATGGGGATGGGCTTTGTGGCCTTCCTGCTGTCCATCTACCTGCTGCTGACCCTTTCCCCGAGGCGCGAGGTGCCCGCCACGCTCATCAAGCGGGCGCAGGCCCAAATCCGCGCGGGGGACCTGCGCGGCGCCTACCAGATGTGCCAGGACCGGGACGAGCTCCTCTCGCTGGTGCTCCGCGCGGGCCTGAAAATGGCAGGCCATGACCGCTACGTCATCCAGGAGGCCATGGAGAGCGAGGGCGAGCGCGGCGCCACGGCCCTGTGGCAGCGGGTGTCCTATCTGAACAACATGGCCACCATCGCGCCCCTCCTCGGCCTCCTCGGCACGGTCTGGGGCATGATGCAGGCCTTCAGCTCCATCGCCATGGACTCGGCCCAGGTGAAGGGCCTCACCATGGCCTACAGCGTCTCCCAGGCCATGATCACCACCGCCGGGGGCCTGCTGCTGGCGATTCCCGCCATGGCCGTCTACTATTTCCTCCGGGGCCGGGTCATCCGCATCATCGCCGAGGTCGAGGCACAGGCCAGCGAGTTCGTCGAGCTCATCTCGGAGAAGGGACGCCAATGA
- a CDS encoding biopolymer transporter ExbD, translated as MRIGRQIQEEAETVQMAPLIDIVFLTLIFFMVTSVYATLESEVDIVLPTAETARQTERMQGEIFINLRDDGVIIVNERPMDIPELQEVLNRVAKYFPGGSVIIRGDRDAQLGKAMQILDCCRKADIQNIAFAALTEEPKPAAAP; from the coding sequence ATGAGAATCGGAAGACAGATTCAGGAAGAGGCCGAAACCGTCCAGATGGCCCCCCTCATTGACATCGTGTTCCTCACCCTCATCTTTTTCATGGTCACCAGCGTTTACGCCACCCTCGAGAGCGAGGTGGACATCGTGCTGCCCACGGCGGAGACGGCCCGCCAGACCGAGCGGATGCAGGGCGAGATTTTCATCAATCTGCGCGACGACGGGGTCATCATCGTAAACGAGCGCCCCATGGACATCCCCGAACTTCAGGAGGTCCTGAACCGTGTGGCGAAATATTTCCCCGGCGGCTCGGTGATTATCCGCGGGGACCGGGACGCGCAGTTGGGAAAGGCCATGCAGATTCTGGACTGCTGCCGCAAGGCGGACATCCAGAACATCGCCTTCGCCGCCCTGACGGAAGAGCCCAAGCCCGCCGCGGCCCCCTGA